A single window of Granulicella sibirica DNA harbors:
- a CDS encoding MarR family winged helix-turn-helix transcriptional regulator has protein sequence MGEPAYPIHPHPIHDLFEDVSLGAPENAVGFVLWRVVVRYQREVDRALVPLDLTNLQFVTLTLAAWFGRFGGSVTQRELASFGGIHPMQISQMLKTLERKGFVLRQRSPSDSRAKRVEVTQAGTNVLRKALPRVIEVQQRLFGDGGKPGGDFLRALLHLDSNQMESESR, from the coding sequence ATGGGAGAACCAGCATATCCGATCCACCCACATCCGATCCACGATCTCTTCGAGGACGTCTCCCTCGGCGCGCCGGAGAACGCCGTCGGGTTTGTGCTCTGGAGGGTCGTCGTTCGCTACCAGCGCGAGGTAGACCGCGCCCTCGTGCCGCTCGACCTCACCAACCTCCAGTTCGTCACGCTAACCCTCGCGGCATGGTTTGGCCGATTCGGAGGATCGGTCACCCAGAGGGAGTTGGCCAGCTTCGGCGGCATCCACCCCATGCAGATCTCCCAGATGCTCAAGACGCTCGAGAGGAAAGGGTTTGTCCTCCGCCAGCGTAGCCCCTCGGACAGTCGCGCCAAGCGCGTCGAGGTAACTCAGGCAGGCACAAACGTCCTGCGAAAGGCGCTTCCTCGCGTCATCGAGGTACAGCAGCGCCTCTTCGGTGATGGCGGTAAGCCCGGCGGAGACTTCCTGAGGGCACTCCTTCATCTGGATTCCAACCAGATGGAGTCAGAGAGCCGTTAG
- a CDS encoding pseudouridine synthase has product MPNEKAQKPAAKSSTKPAEEPKGDRLQKILAQAGIASRRKAEEIILEGRVQVNGTTITELGTKHDAEKDHIRVDGKLLKGPEKQRYYMLNKPRGYVTTLNDPEKRPTVMQLMAQHKSGPHGDQVRLYPVGRLDYLSEGLLLMTNDGELANALSKAAAGVEKTYLVKVSGVPPASALDQIRRGIMIDRGRLDEVRSGRRDRIITAPAKLELVRGGDNPWYELTLTEGRNRQLRKMFEEIGHHVEKIRRIGYGALRLDVPPGEFRELTLGEVTALDRASKGKKVVPKKNLPEFAQLKAPAKKKPTGPPRRTFASKAKPTRRAV; this is encoded by the coding sequence ATGCCAAACGAAAAAGCTCAAAAGCCAGCCGCCAAATCCTCAACCAAGCCAGCTGAAGAACCCAAGGGCGATCGCCTCCAGAAGATCCTCGCCCAGGCTGGAATCGCATCACGCCGCAAGGCCGAAGAGATCATTCTCGAGGGTCGCGTCCAGGTCAACGGAACCACCATCACGGAACTCGGAACGAAGCACGACGCCGAGAAAGACCACATCCGCGTCGACGGTAAGCTCCTTAAAGGCCCCGAAAAGCAGCGCTACTACATGCTGAACAAGCCGCGTGGCTACGTCACCACCCTGAACGACCCCGAGAAGCGCCCGACGGTCATGCAACTCATGGCGCAGCACAAGTCCGGCCCTCACGGCGATCAGGTTCGTCTCTACCCCGTAGGACGCCTCGACTACCTCTCCGAAGGCCTGCTCCTCATGACCAACGACGGAGAACTCGCCAACGCCCTCTCGAAGGCCGCTGCCGGAGTCGAGAAGACCTATCTCGTCAAGGTCTCCGGAGTCCCGCCCGCAAGCGCTCTCGACCAGATCCGCCGCGGCATCATGATCGATCGCGGACGCCTCGACGAAGTCCGCAGCGGCCGCCGCGACCGCATCATCACCGCGCCCGCCAAGCTCGAACTCGTGCGCGGTGGCGACAATCCCTGGTACGAGCTCACTCTCACCGAGGGCCGCAACCGCCAGCTCCGTAAGATGTTCGAGGAGATCGGCCACCACGTCGAGAAGATCCGCCGCATCGGCTACGGCGCGCTCCGCCTCGACGTTCCTCCCGGCGAGTTCCGCGAGCTTACCCTCGGCGAAGTCACTGCTCTCGACCGCGCCAGCAAGGGCAAAAAGGTCGTCCCCAAGAAGAACCTGCCCGAGTTCGCCCAGCTCAAGGCCCCCGCCAAGAAGAAGCCAACAGGCCCTCCCCGCCGCACCTTCGCGTCCAAGGCCAAACCAACCCGGCGCGCCGTCTAG
- a CDS encoding 4,5-dihydroxyphthalate decarboxylase, translating to MSKLKLNIAFWDYDRTRALADGRVQIEGVESTFYNAPIVTEIFRGMIGERRFDISELGMTYYLRTFVDGVSPFVAIPVFPNRAFRHSAIYIHKASGIKKPEDLNGKTIGELALYGHDAGIMPKGMLAEEYGFKPETCRWVIGGLDWPLKPIDFVPHTHPANVEVVDIPKGKELGAMLEAGEIDALISADVPKCMLDNSPKVGRLFADFETVEREYYERTGIFPIMHTVVIRKDLLVEHPELAKLAYQGFCDAKKAAVDEYEHGLIFNSMGTMFPWFGKLVNADRALLGDDWWPYGIEANRKALEAILRYHHEQGITDRLFTLREIFVPELMTT from the coding sequence ATGAGCAAACTCAAACTGAACATCGCTTTCTGGGATTACGATCGCACGCGCGCTCTGGCTGACGGCAGGGTGCAGATCGAAGGGGTCGAGAGCACGTTTTACAATGCGCCGATCGTGACGGAGATCTTCCGGGGGATGATCGGCGAGCGCAGGTTCGATATCTCCGAGCTTGGTATGACGTACTACCTGCGGACGTTCGTCGATGGGGTGTCGCCGTTTGTGGCGATCCCGGTCTTCCCAAACCGGGCTTTCCGGCACTCGGCGATCTACATCCATAAGGCGAGCGGTATCAAGAAGCCCGAGGACCTTAACGGCAAGACGATTGGCGAGCTTGCGCTCTACGGCCATGACGCGGGCATCATGCCGAAGGGCATGCTCGCGGAGGAATATGGCTTCAAGCCGGAGACGTGCCGGTGGGTGATCGGCGGGCTGGATTGGCCGCTGAAGCCGATCGACTTCGTGCCGCATACGCATCCGGCGAACGTCGAGGTCGTCGACATTCCCAAGGGCAAGGAACTTGGGGCGATGCTCGAGGCGGGAGAGATCGATGCGCTGATCTCGGCCGATGTGCCGAAGTGTATGCTCGATAACTCGCCGAAGGTGGGACGGCTGTTTGCCGACTTCGAGACCGTCGAACGCGAGTACTATGAGCGCACCGGGATCTTCCCGATCATGCATACCGTCGTCATCCGCAAGGACCTCCTTGTGGAGCATCCGGAGTTAGCGAAGCTGGCCTACCAGGGCTTCTGCGATGCAAAGAAGGCTGCTGTCGACGAGTACGAACACGGACTCATCTTCAACAGCATGGGTACGATGTTCCCCTGGTTCGGCAAGCTGGTCAACGCGGATCGTGCGCTCCTGGGCGACGACTGGTGGCCGTACGGGATCGAGGCGAATCGGAAGGCGCTGGAGGCGATCCTGCGCTATCACCATGAGCAGGGCATCACGGATCGTCTGTTTACGCTGAGAGAGATCTTTGTGCCGGAGTTGATGACGACGTAG
- the scpB gene encoding SMC-Scp complex subunit ScpB, producing the protein MSLKAKIEAVIYASEEPVTLAQLTGLLSHEAQAELDRIESAQQHLALHPEDAPAEAPQPEPDSDDIDAGDVLEMAEDSDDTPSPPELVSEQPLAELAAEAAVSQPPAEQAAEPAASPEKDEKQLAREEKDRARRLREYFRSILDELIADYSSSERGLEIREVASGFRLATKPEYHDAVRGFVKSLKPPLKLSLQALETLAVVAYKQPITAPEISEIRGVDSGGVLGSLMTRKLITTAGRKQVIGRPILYKTTRDFLLRFGLKDVSELPSIEEFEKMAGELAETEVQEEIPMSTPQTEHHAPESPADLEAERGVHAPQADGDPTPLSTAADMEPTPDGTPVPPASERLTGTPPASVVPGADDDPTEAPELAHQIERDQAEREFPDQGSRPSLQPK; encoded by the coding sequence ATGAGCCTGAAAGCCAAGATCGAAGCCGTCATCTATGCCTCCGAGGAGCCCGTAACCCTCGCCCAGCTCACCGGCCTGCTGAGCCACGAAGCCCAGGCCGAACTCGACCGGATCGAAAGCGCCCAGCAGCACCTCGCGCTCCACCCCGAAGACGCTCCCGCCGAAGCCCCCCAGCCCGAACCGGACTCCGACGACATCGACGCCGGCGACGTCCTCGAGATGGCCGAAGACTCCGACGACACCCCATCCCCACCCGAACTCGTCAGCGAGCAGCCCCTCGCCGAGCTCGCCGCCGAAGCCGCCGTCAGCCAGCCCCCGGCCGAGCAAGCCGCCGAGCCTGCAGCCTCTCCCGAAAAGGATGAGAAGCAACTCGCCCGCGAAGAGAAGGACCGAGCCCGCCGCCTCCGCGAGTACTTCCGCTCCATCCTCGATGAGCTCATCGCCGACTACTCCAGCTCCGAGCGCGGCCTCGAGATCCGCGAAGTCGCCTCCGGCTTCCGTCTCGCCACCAAGCCCGAGTACCACGACGCCGTTCGTGGCTTCGTCAAATCCCTCAAACCCCCGCTGAAACTCTCGCTCCAGGCCCTCGAGACTCTCGCCGTCGTCGCCTACAAGCAGCCCATCACCGCCCCCGAAATCTCCGAGATCCGCGGCGTCGACTCCGGCGGCGTCCTCGGCTCGCTCATGACCCGCAAGCTCATCACCACCGCCGGCCGCAAGCAGGTCATCGGCCGCCCCATTCTCTACAAAACCACCCGCGACTTCCTTTTGCGCTTTGGATTGAAGGACGTGAGCGAGCTTCCCAGCATCGAAGAGTTTGAGAAGATGGCCGGCGAGCTCGCCGAGACAGAAGTTCAGGAGGAGATCCCGATGTCAACTCCACAAACCGAACACCACGCCCCCGAATCTCCCGCCGATCTCGAAGCCGAGCGCGGCGTCCACGCTCCGCAGGCCGACGGCGACCCCACCCCACTCAGCACCGCTGCTGACATGGAACCCACGCCCGACGGCACCCCCGTCCCGCCCGCGTCCGAGCGCCTCACCGGCACCCCGCCCGCATCCGTCGTCCCAGGCGCCGACGACGACCCCACCGAGGCCCCCGAACTCGCCCACCAGATCGAGCGCGACCAGGCCGAGCGCGAGTTCCCCGACCAGGGCTCGAGGCCGTCTCTCCAGCCAAAATAG
- the msrA gene encoding peptide-methionine (S)-S-oxide reductase MsrA, protein MATEKATFGAGCFWGVEARFAELSGVLDTAVGYEGGSNDHPTYKEVCTDRTGHAEVVELIFDPSRVSYESLLDAFFSLHDPTQLNRQGPDWGTQYRSVIFTRSPEQAEQAKAKIAELNASGSFRKPIATQVVPAETFWKAEEYHQRYLEKRGMVSCHI, encoded by the coding sequence GTGGCAACTGAAAAAGCAACATTTGGAGCAGGCTGCTTCTGGGGCGTCGAAGCCCGTTTCGCCGAACTTTCCGGCGTCCTCGACACAGCAGTCGGATATGAAGGCGGAAGCAACGACCACCCAACGTACAAAGAGGTTTGCACCGATCGCACCGGACACGCCGAAGTTGTGGAGCTGATCTTCGACCCTTCCCGCGTCAGCTACGAGAGTCTTCTCGACGCCTTCTTCTCCCTCCACGATCCCACCCAACTCAATCGCCAGGGCCCCGACTGGGGAACCCAGTACCGCAGCGTCATCTTCACCCGCTCGCCCGAACAGGCGGAGCAGGCAAAGGCCAAGATTGCCGAACTGAACGCCTCCGGATCCTTCCGCAAGCCCATCGCAACCCAAGTCGTTCCCGCCGAGACCTTCTGGAAGGCCGAAGAGTACCACCAGCGCTACCTCGAAAAGCGCGGCATGGTCAGCTGTCACATCTAA
- the pheT gene encoding phenylalanine--tRNA ligase subunit beta, translating to MKILTHWLRTFLPTLPVDDRQLADDLTLRGIAVEGVHLVAGGSLFEMDITTNRVDAMNHYGIAREAATIYNLPLAPLDTALPNATAAAPFPVRISPEAEALCGRFTARVLRDVTIAPSTGRISEYFGSLGQKQISNAVDASNFVLLAMGHPTHAFDLDKIHGGIVVRLARAGESLRLLDGTTRTLAADDLVVADETKALGLAGVMGGWDSMITPQTKNVLVEAAWFDQASVRRSARRHGLHTDASHRFERGADIDAAPVANALVSQLILHLGGYVAGELIDLRIPAVDARTSRRPRISLSVAEVQRHLGTTLAPEGITREIVEQYLKSLGCDLFPSGGDTFEVQLPSWRLDLEREIDLVEEVARVYGYNGFANTLPMPLPVIELPVASAERAVRQRLLALGFSESISSTFASESDAALFFEVTQDKGTIPMENPLSEEASLLRPTLVPGMLTMLAHNLNRDVRAVRLFEQGQIFTGSTDLVDEQPSLTLGLTGASAATSLYSAQDAPFFELKGTIESILSLFAANAVTPGESAAAALAFTTTGLPGWLEPGRSAVAHLGSAPVAWFGELAKGEAARRKLRQPVFLAEVDLAKLYALPLRHVAARELSRFQAVERDFSFTFPDVRPWSEIEASLRGLDIPALQSLKPTEIFRDRKGKSVPLGHYALLIRAVFQSNERTLSEAELTDWWSAIISALTSLGGVIRAPEEATQR from the coding sequence ATGAAGATCCTTACGCATTGGCTCCGCACGTTCCTGCCCACCCTCCCCGTCGACGATCGCCAGCTTGCTGATGACCTTACCCTTCGCGGCATCGCCGTCGAAGGCGTTCACTTGGTGGCGGGCGGAAGTCTCTTCGAGATGGACATTACGACCAACCGCGTCGATGCCATGAATCATTACGGCATTGCGCGTGAAGCGGCCACGATCTACAACCTGCCGCTTGCGCCGCTGGATACTGCGCTTCCGAATGCCACCGCCGCCGCTCCGTTTCCGGTACGCATCTCGCCCGAGGCGGAGGCGTTGTGCGGACGCTTTACGGCGCGTGTCCTTCGGGATGTGACGATCGCTCCCTCGACGGGGCGGATCTCCGAGTACTTTGGCTCGCTCGGTCAGAAACAGATTTCGAACGCGGTCGACGCCTCTAACTTCGTGCTGCTTGCCATGGGGCATCCGACGCATGCCTTCGATCTCGACAAGATTCACGGAGGGATTGTGGTCCGGCTCGCTCGTGCGGGGGAATCGCTGCGCCTGCTCGACGGCACGACGCGGACGCTGGCGGCCGATGATCTCGTGGTTGCGGATGAGACGAAGGCGCTTGGGCTTGCCGGCGTGATGGGCGGATGGGATTCGATGATTACGCCACAAACGAAGAACGTCCTCGTCGAGGCGGCTTGGTTCGACCAGGCGAGCGTTCGCCGGTCGGCACGCCGGCATGGGTTGCACACGGACGCCTCGCATCGTTTTGAGCGTGGCGCCGATATCGATGCCGCGCCGGTCGCGAATGCCCTGGTGTCGCAACTCATCTTGCATTTGGGTGGGTATGTTGCGGGGGAACTGATCGATCTCCGTATTCCAGCAGTTGACGCACGGACGAGCCGTCGCCCACGCATCTCCCTGTCGGTCGCGGAGGTTCAGCGTCATCTCGGGACGACGCTTGCGCCCGAGGGGATTACCCGCGAGATCGTCGAGCAGTATCTGAAGAGTCTTGGCTGCGACTTATTTCCTTCTGGCGGCGACACCTTTGAGGTGCAGCTTCCGAGCTGGCGTCTTGATCTCGAGCGCGAGATCGACCTGGTTGAGGAGGTTGCGCGGGTCTATGGCTATAATGGCTTTGCCAACACGTTGCCCATGCCGCTTCCGGTGATCGAGTTGCCAGTTGCCTCCGCCGAGCGCGCGGTGAGGCAGCGACTTCTTGCCCTTGGCTTCTCCGAGTCAATTTCGAGCACCTTTGCCAGCGAGTCGGATGCCGCGCTGTTCTTCGAGGTTACGCAGGACAAGGGAACGATCCCGATGGAGAATCCTCTTTCCGAGGAGGCGTCGCTTCTCCGTCCGACGCTGGTTCCGGGAATGCTAACGATGCTCGCTCACAACCTAAACCGGGACGTGCGTGCGGTGCGGCTCTTTGAACAGGGGCAGATCTTCACCGGATCGACTGACCTGGTGGACGAGCAACCGAGCCTGACGCTTGGACTCACCGGAGCATCGGCGGCGACGTCGCTTTATTCGGCACAGGATGCTCCTTTCTTTGAACTCAAAGGCACGATCGAGTCCATTCTTTCGCTCTTCGCCGCAAACGCGGTCACGCCGGGTGAGAGCGCCGCGGCGGCTCTCGCGTTCACCACGACCGGACTTCCCGGCTGGCTGGAGCCTGGGCGGTCTGCGGTCGCTCACCTTGGGTCGGCACCAGTTGCGTGGTTTGGAGAGTTGGCGAAGGGGGAGGCCGCTCGGCGAAAGCTACGGCAGCCTGTGTTTCTCGCTGAGGTTGATCTGGCGAAGCTTTACGCACTTCCGCTTCGTCATGTCGCCGCTCGCGAGCTTTCCCGGTTTCAGGCGGTAGAGCGGGACTTCTCGTTCACTTTTCCTGACGTGCGGCCGTGGTCAGAGATCGAGGCTTCGCTGCGCGGGCTGGATATTCCCGCGCTCCAGAGCCTCAAGCCGACGGAGATCTTTCGGGACCGGAAGGGCAAGTCGGTGCCTCTCGGGCACTATGCTCTGCTGATTCGAGCGGTGTTTCAGTCGAACGAGCGGACGCTCTCCGAGGCAGAACTGACGGACTGGTGGAGCGCCATCATCTCCGCGCTGACGAGCCTTGGCGGAGTGATCCGGGCGCCAGAAGAGGCGACACAACGGTAG
- a CDS encoding inorganic phosphate transporter has protein sequence MSTTATPAATTSVLDQKLANSKTGKAGGYVFAVMLIGGLGYIATKLSHDLSFVHSASVFPFLLLGLALFIALGFEFVNGFHDTANAVATVIYTHSLEPHLAVAWSGIWNFIGVMTSSGAVAFAIISLLPVELILKVSKGSGFSMVFALLVAAILWNLATWWRGLPASSSHTMIGSILGVGVANQLMSGNSGTSGVDWEQVTKVFKALLISPVVGFIMAGAIFLLFKLVARDPRLYKAPEGTAPPPFYIRALLIFTCTGVSFFHGSNDGQKGMGLIMLILVGTVPTAYALNHTVDQGQVQTFAAVSTAVAGAIGNYVEPAAVAADPGPQLEKFVSTKKYDPGVMLALQSMVNEIRNQAVSYGSLGNVPAEMQANVRNEMYLTSETMRLLPKLGPKMNDADVKTLSNYKGFLDKSTKFIPSWVKVAVALALGLGTMVGWKRIVVTVGEKIGKTHLTYAQGAAAEITAMITIGLADGYGLPVSTTHVLSSGVAGTMAANKSGLQMSTIRDIAMAWVFTLPAAAALSGSLFWLFNTIAK, from the coding sequence ATGTCAACCACCGCGACACCAGCCGCAACCACATCCGTCCTCGATCAGAAGCTAGCCAATTCCAAGACCGGCAAGGCGGGCGGATACGTCTTCGCCGTCATGCTCATCGGCGGCCTTGGCTATATCGCGACGAAGCTTTCGCACGATCTCTCGTTCGTTCATAGCGCCTCAGTCTTCCCCTTCCTTCTGCTTGGTCTGGCCCTCTTCATCGCGCTTGGCTTCGAGTTCGTTAATGGCTTCCACGACACTGCGAACGCGGTCGCGACCGTGATCTATACCCACTCGCTTGAGCCTCATCTTGCCGTCGCATGGTCTGGTATCTGGAACTTTATCGGCGTCATGACCAGCTCCGGCGCAGTGGCCTTCGCGATCATCTCGCTTCTGCCCGTCGAGCTTATCTTGAAGGTTTCAAAGGGCTCCGGCTTCTCGATGGTCTTCGCGCTCCTCGTCGCGGCCATCCTCTGGAACCTCGCCACCTGGTGGCGCGGTCTGCCGGCGTCGAGCTCGCACACGATGATCGGCTCGATTCTTGGTGTCGGTGTTGCCAACCAGCTTATGAGCGGCAACTCCGGAACATCGGGCGTCGACTGGGAACAGGTCACCAAGGTCTTCAAGGCGCTGCTTATCTCCCCCGTCGTCGGTTTCATCATGGCCGGAGCGATTTTCCTCCTCTTCAAGCTTGTCGCTCGCGATCCCCGTCTCTACAAGGCTCCTGAAGGTACCGCGCCTCCGCCGTTCTACATCCGCGCGTTGCTTATCTTTACCTGCACCGGCGTGAGCTTCTTCCACGGTTCGAATGACGGCCAGAAGGGCATGGGTCTCATCATGCTCATCCTCGTCGGCACTGTTCCCACTGCCTACGCTCTCAACCACACCGTTGACCAGGGGCAGGTGCAGACCTTTGCCGCTGTCTCGACTGCCGTTGCTGGAGCCATCGGGAACTACGTCGAACCCGCCGCTGTCGCTGCCGACCCGGGGCCGCAGCTCGAGAAGTTCGTCTCGACCAAGAAGTACGATCCGGGCGTCATGCTTGCTCTCCAGTCGATGGTCAACGAGATCCGCAACCAGGCGGTCTCCTACGGTTCGCTCGGCAACGTTCCTGCCGAGATGCAGGCCAACGTCCGTAACGAGATGTACCTGACCAGCGAAACCATGCGCCTTCTGCCGAAGCTCGGGCCGAAGATGAACGATGCGGATGTCAAGACGCTCAGCAACTACAAGGGCTTCCTGGACAAGTCGACCAAGTTCATCCCGTCGTGGGTGAAGGTTGCGGTCGCGCTTGCGCTTGGCCTTGGCACGATGGTGGGCTGGAAGCGCATTGTCGTCACGGTAGGCGAGAAGATCGGGAAGACGCACCTCACCTATGCTCAGGGCGCTGCCGCCGAGATCACCGCGATGATCACGATCGGCCTGGCCGATGGCTACGGGTTGCCGGTGAGCACGACGCACGTGCTCTCGTCCGGCGTTGCGGGAACGATGGCCGCGAATAAGAGCGGCTTGCAGATGTCCACCATTCGCGACATTGCGATGGCCTGGGTGTTCACGCTTCCTGCCGCCGCGGCGCTGTCGGGGAGCCTCTTCTGGCTTTTCAACACCATTGCGAAGTAG
- a CDS encoding STAS domain-containing protein — translation MNFYVSAEKGGRRMALAGVSERIGALLDLTRVKSLLRVFPTVAEAEAAA, via the coding sequence ATGAACTTCTACGTCTCCGCCGAAAAAGGCGGACGCAGGATGGCCCTCGCGGGCGTCAGCGAGCGCATCGGAGCCCTTCTCGATCTCACCCGCGTCAAATCCCTTCTCCGCGTCTTCCCCACGGTCGCCGAAGCAGAAGCAGCCGCCTAG